A stretch of Dermochelys coriacea isolate rDerCor1 chromosome 6, rDerCor1.pri.v4, whole genome shotgun sequence DNA encodes these proteins:
- the SIVA1 gene encoding apoptosis regulatory protein Siva, producing the protein MPKRSCPFGDTAPLQLKTRVGLRELSRGALGEKYRRELFEKTKELLFRGAQAYMDSMWKGNAAGTCTVPCFPEPLKDTQETCTKYSWNRQMLIGQDGKLLRHSQAMEKTPPVGVSKACSSCIRTVDIKEACTQCDRFVCQNCSKLCKCCNAVACSLCSIIDYSDTGEQVLCNDCSMFEA; encoded by the exons ATGCCGAAGCGCTCCTGCCCCTTCGGGGACACGGCCCCGCTCCAGCTGAAAACCCGCGTGGGGCTGCGGGAGCTGAGCCGCGGCGCCCTGGGCGAGAAGTACCGGCGGGAGCTCTTCG AAAAGACCAAGGAGCTACTCTTCCGAGGCGCCCAGGCCTACATGGATAGCATGTGGAAGGGCAACGCAGCAGGCACTTGCACGGTCCCCTGCTTTCCAGAGCCACTTAAAGATACACAGGAAACTTGTACTAAGTACAGTTGGAACAGACAAATGCTCATTGGGCAAGATGGAAAACTACTGAGGCATTCCCAAGCAATGGAAAAGA CTCCACCAGTCGGAGTTTCTAAAGCCTGTTCCTCCTGCATAAGAACTGTTGACATCAAAGAAGCTTGCACACAGTGTGATCGTTTTGTATGCCAGAATTGCAGCAAACTCTGCAAGTGCTGTAATGCTGTTGCCTGTTCCTTGTGTTCGATTATCGA TTACAGTGATACTGGCGAGCAAGTTCTCTGCAATGACTGCTCAATGTTTGAAGCCTGA